In Nymphaea colorata isolate Beijing-Zhang1983 chromosome 5, ASM883128v2, whole genome shotgun sequence, one genomic interval encodes:
- the LOC116253990 gene encoding LOB domain-containing protein 1-like, with protein MQSSESLSSSPPSSSPPESPPRSPRTPPLHPPIASPCAACKILRRRCVEQCVLAPYFPPSEPQKFITAHRVFGASNIIKLLQELPESQRADAVSSLVYEANARSRDPVYGCAGAIFQLQKQLSELQSQLAMAQAEILNMQTQQANFAALICMEMAQSQPPISQPSDTFSGDSSPRSYQLQFQQGNGGFFDDAAGGAIWEPLWT; from the exons ATGCAATCCAGCGAGTCGCTGTCGTCCTCACCCCCGTCTTCCTCACCGCCGGAATCTCCGCCGCGCTCCCCTCGTACTCCTCCGCTTCACCCCCCCATCGCCTCTCCCTGTGCCGCTTGTAAGATTCTCCGGCGCCGGTGCGTCGAGCAATGCGTCTTGGCCCCATACTTTCCGCCCTCGGAGCCCCAAAAGTTCATCACGGCTCACCGAGTTTTCGGTGCCAGCAACATCATTAAGCTCCTTCAG GAGCTTCCCGAATCACAGAGAGCGGATGCGGTGAGCAGCTTGGTGTACGAAGCAAATGCGCGGAGCAGGGACCCTGTCTACGGCTGCGCCGGCGCAATTTTCCAGCTGCAGAAGCAACTGAGCGAGCTTCAGTCGCAGTTGGCGATGGCGCAGGCCGAGATCCTCAACATGCAGACGCAGCAGGCCAACTTTGCGGCCCTCATCTGCATGGAGATGGCGCAGTCCCAGCCGCCAATTTCACAGCCAAGCGATACATTTTCCGGTGACAGCAGTCCTCGCAGCTACCAACTTCAGTTTCAGCAGGGAAACGGCGGATTCTTTGATGATGCTGCTGGGGGAGCAATCTGGGAGCCCCTTTGGACATGA